A single Defluviitalea saccharophila DNA region contains:
- the dhaL gene encoding dihydroxyacetone kinase subunit DhaL, which yields MINNEKVVLIIQKIAEKIHENRQFLTDLDAAIGDGDHGINLDRGFQAVVEKLPTVKDKDIGTILKTVGMTLVSTVGGASGPLYGTAFMKAGAAMNGKMELETSDLLTIIDEAAKGIKMRGKAERGEKTMLDAIEPAYEVLRRELEKGSTLKDALDEAENAAKEGVEYTKTIIATKGRASYLGERSIGHQDPGATSSMMIFTVLKESCED from the coding sequence ATGATAAATAATGAAAAAGTGGTATTAATCATTCAGAAGATTGCCGAGAAAATCCATGAAAATAGACAATTCTTGACGGATTTGGATGCAGCGATCGGTGATGGCGATCATGGGATTAACTTAGATAGGGGATTTCAAGCAGTTGTAGAAAAACTTCCTACGGTAAAAGATAAAGATATCGGTACTATTTTGAAGACAGTGGGAATGACGCTGGTATCCACTGTAGGAGGGGCCTCAGGACCTTTATATGGTACCGCTTTTATGAAAGCCGGGGCAGCGATGAATGGCAAGATGGAATTGGAAACATCGGATCTCCTTACAATTATTGACGAAGCCGCAAAAGGTATTAAAATGCGGGGCAAGGCAGAACGGGGAGAAAAGACCATGTTAGATGCTATTGAACCTGCCTATGAAGTGTTGCGTAGAGAATTAGAAAAAGGAAGTACACTAAAAGATGCCTTAGATGAGGCTGAAAATGCAGCAAAAGAAGGAGTAGAATACACAAAGACCATTATTGCTACAAAGGGAAGAGCAAGCTACCTTGGAGAAAGAAGCATAGGACATCAAGATCCGGGGGCCACTTCTTCTATGATGATATTTACCGTATTAAAAGAAAGTTGTGAAGACTAG
- a CDS encoding heavy metal translocating P-type ATPase, whose product MVKKELILEGLDCANCASKIETQVKAIPGVQNAYVDFVSQKLTLEINSPSKIVSIVEEASAIATSVEPGICVLENTARETRKEEKEDYKELIILGIGIVLYALAFILPLSPLAEKLIFLASYLFVGTEVLLKALKNIFKGQVFDENFLMALATIGAFAIGEFPEAVAVMVFYQIGEFFQDLAVNRSRKSIQALMDIRPDYAHLKLEDGSKVVSPEEVTIGDLILVKPGEKIPLDGIVVEGTSTLDTSALTGESLPREVKAEDEVLSGSINQRGLLTIKVTKLFSESTVSKILDLVQNASSKKAPTENFITKFARYYTPAVVISAALLAFLPPLMIPGATFSEWVYRALIFLVISCPCALVVSIPLGFFGGIGGASKNGILIKGSNFLEALNDVHTVVFDKTGTLTKGVFKVTRINPTGNLSKEVLLECAALAESYSTHPIALSILKAYEKDIDKSRISVVEEIPGHGVKVTIDGKEILVGNKKLMLEHSIPVEDSTSGTLVHIAVERNYEGFIVISDEIKEDSSKAIKELKALGIKKTVMLTGDHHSTAKEIAEELKLDEFHSQLLPHEKVEKLEFIQNQMLSKQKLIFVGDGINDAPVLARADIGVAMGGLGSDAAIEAADIVLMTDEPSKLVSAIKIANKTRRIVWENIIFALGVKIFVLALGAFGFATMWAAVFSDVGVALIAVLNAMRVINTKIN is encoded by the coding sequence ATGGTAAAAAAAGAACTGATTTTAGAAGGGTTGGATTGTGCCAACTGTGCTTCAAAAATTGAAACTCAAGTGAAAGCTATTCCGGGAGTTCAAAATGCCTATGTAGATTTTGTATCTCAAAAGCTCACATTAGAAATAAACTCCCCCAGTAAAATAGTTTCTATCGTAGAAGAAGCGTCAGCTATCGCTACATCTGTAGAACCAGGTATTTGTGTATTAGAAAATACTGCAAGAGAAACAAGGAAAGAAGAAAAAGAAGACTATAAAGAACTCATCATTCTTGGCATTGGTATTGTGCTTTATGCTTTGGCTTTTATTCTTCCTCTGTCTCCATTGGCGGAAAAATTGATATTTTTAGCAAGTTATCTATTTGTCGGTACGGAAGTATTATTAAAAGCCCTGAAGAATATTTTTAAAGGGCAGGTTTTTGATGAGAATTTTTTAATGGCGCTTGCCACCATAGGTGCCTTTGCTATTGGAGAATTTCCTGAAGCAGTTGCTGTAATGGTCTTTTATCAAATCGGAGAATTCTTTCAGGATTTGGCAGTCAATCGCTCAAGAAAATCCATTCAGGCTCTAATGGATATTAGACCGGACTATGCGCATCTAAAGCTTGAAGATGGAAGTAAAGTAGTATCTCCTGAAGAAGTAACAATCGGGGATCTGATTCTTGTAAAACCCGGTGAAAAGATTCCTTTAGACGGTATCGTTGTAGAAGGAACTTCTACCCTGGATACATCCGCTCTAACCGGTGAATCCCTTCCGAGAGAAGTTAAAGCAGAAGATGAAGTACTTTCAGGTTCTATTAATCAAAGGGGATTATTAACAATCAAGGTCACTAAGCTTTTTTCTGAGTCCACCGTATCGAAAATATTGGATTTGGTACAGAATGCAAGCAGCAAAAAAGCCCCAACAGAAAACTTTATTACTAAGTTTGCAAGGTACTATACCCCTGCCGTTGTAATTTCCGCAGCGCTTCTTGCATTTCTCCCTCCTCTGATGATCCCAGGTGCAACCTTTTCAGAGTGGGTTTATAGGGCGCTGATTTTCCTTGTAATTTCTTGCCCCTGTGCATTGGTTGTTTCTATCCCCCTTGGATTTTTTGGTGGGATTGGAGGGGCCTCCAAAAACGGTATTCTCATAAAAGGCAGCAATTTTTTAGAAGCTTTAAACGATGTTCATACCGTTGTATTTGATAAAACGGGCACTTTAACAAAAGGTGTATTTAAAGTAACACGGATTAACCCTACCGGAAATCTTTCAAAAGAAGTTTTACTCGAATGTGCTGCATTGGCGGAAAGTTATTCCACTCACCCCATTGCCCTTTCTATTCTAAAAGCTTATGAAAAAGACATAGATAAAAGCAGAATATCTGTGGTAGAAGAAATACCCGGTCATGGGGTTAAGGTAACGATAGATGGGAAAGAAATATTGGTCGGAAACAAAAAATTGATGCTTGAACATAGTATTCCTGTAGAGGATAGTACCTCCGGAACCCTTGTTCATATTGCTGTGGAAAGAAATTATGAAGGGTTTATTGTAATCTCTGACGAAATAAAAGAAGACTCCTCTAAGGCAATTAAAGAATTAAAGGCCTTAGGCATTAAGAAAACTGTTATGCTGACAGGGGATCATCATTCGACTGCTAAAGAAATTGCAGAAGAACTCAAACTGGATGAATTCCACAGCCAGCTGCTTCCCCATGAAAAAGTAGAAAAATTAGAGTTTATCCAAAATCAAATGCTTTCAAAACAAAAACTAATCTTTGTAGGAGACGGAATCAACGATGCGCCAGTTCTTGCAAGGGCGGACATAGGCGTTGCAATGGGAGGATTAGGCTCCGATGCCGCTATTGAAGCAGCAGATATTGTCCTTATGACCGATGAACCTTCAAAGCTTGTCTCTGCCATTAAAATTGCCAATAAAACCCGCCGTATTGTATGGGAAAATATCATTTTTGCCCTTGGTGTTAAGATATTTGTTTTAGCCTTAGGAGCCTTTGGCTTTGCTACAATGTGGGCTGCAGTATTTTCCGATGTAGGTGTTGCTTTAATTGCAGTACTGAATGCAATGCGGGTAATAAACACAAAAATAAATTAA
- a CDS encoding FxLYD domain-containing protein → MASLGGKDKTQNQTQEPAPQEEVTTPQDTTPQETQDESEEPAEKDKKEEETPTDTADNTVDEKQEGIEFSNVLINTDMGMTMVYGDVKNNDTKAHTFTVKVTFYDNAGKIVGTASGAVNDLNGGETKLFAAIGTDDISSAESHKVQVDTMISTEDNSPSVIAFSEPIIRAEGGVTMVDVDTTNNDTSTHSFTVLIGFYDENNKLIGAATGAMNDLGAGETKTLSAMANGDFSNAASNKIFVDAMVR, encoded by the coding sequence TTGGCGAGTTTAGGAGGGAAAGATAAAACTCAAAATCAAACCCAGGAACCTGCTCCCCAGGAAGAAGTCACCACTCCGCAGGATACTACACCGCAAGAAACGCAGGATGAATCCGAAGAACCAGCGGAAAAAGACAAAAAAGAGGAAGAAACACCGACAGATACTGCAGACAATACGGTTGATGAAAAGCAGGAAGGAATTGAGTTTTCAAATGTGTTAATCAATACCGATATGGGCATGACAATGGTTTACGGCGATGTAAAGAATAATGATACAAAGGCGCATACCTTTACTGTAAAAGTTACATTTTATGATAACGCCGGAAAGATCGTAGGAACTGCCAGCGGCGCTGTAAATGATTTAAATGGCGGAGAAACAAAACTTTTTGCAGCCATCGGTACCGATGACATATCTTCCGCAGAAAGTCATAAGGTTCAGGTGGATACAATGATAAGTACGGAAGACAACAGTCCTTCGGTCATTGCTTTTTCCGAGCCGATTATAAGAGCTGAAGGAGGCGTTACCATGGTAGATGTAGATACCACCAATAATGATACATCCACCCATTCATTTACTGTGCTCATTGGTTTCTATGATGAAAACAACAAATTAATAGGTGCAGCCACTGGGGCTATGAATGATTTAGGTGCAGGTGAAACAAAAACCCTTTCGGCAATGGCCAACGGAGATTTCTCAAATGCTGCGAGTAATAAAATTTTTGTGGATGCGATGGTAAGATAA
- a CDS encoding HPr family phosphocarrier protein — MKQVSVVLKNEAGLHARPASMFTRTAAKYQCNIKVVKGEQEVNPKNILSLITMNVRKGESITIIADGIDENEAVAALQSLVENNFPE; from the coding sequence ATGAAACAAGTGAGTGTTGTATTAAAAAATGAAGCAGGTCTCCATGCACGACCAGCAAGTATGTTTACAAGAACAGCGGCAAAATATCAATGCAATATCAAAGTGGTGAAAGGTGAGCAGGAGGTTAATCCCAAAAATATCTTATCCTTAATTACAATGAATGTAAGAAAAGGTGAAAGCATCACCATTATCGCAGATGGAATAGATGAAAATGAGGCGGTGGCAGCACTGCAATCCTTAGTAGAAAATAATTTTCCAGAATAG
- a CDS encoding metalloregulator ArsR/SmtB family transcription factor, whose translation MAYSEIEKCDCTVLHEDIIEKVRKSMPPEESLYDLAELFKVFGDSTRIRILHALSASEMCVCDIAALLGMTQSAISHQLRVLKQARLVKYRKDGKVIYYSLADDHVNQIFAQGLEHVNE comes from the coding sequence ATGGCATACAGCGAAATAGAAAAATGTGATTGTACAGTGCTTCATGAAGATATTATAGAAAAGGTAAGAAAATCTATGCCCCCTGAAGAAAGTCTATATGATTTGGCAGAACTCTTTAAGGTATTTGGGGACAGTACGAGAATCAGAATCCTTCATGCCCTGTCAGCTTCCGAAATGTGTGTATGCGATATCGCAGCACTTCTTGGAATGACGCAATCGGCTATTTCTCATCAACTGAGAGTATTAAAGCAAGCAAGACTTGTAAAGTATAGAAAAGATGGAAAAGTAATTTACTATTCTCTGGCGGATGATCATGTGAACCAAATCTTTGCTCAGGGCTTAGAACATGTGAATGAGTAA
- the dhaK gene encoding dihydroxyacetone kinase subunit DhaK, whose product MKKLINKPENVEKEMLQGIVKAHGEYVKKLPDFNVLVRANKKENKVALVSGGGSGHEPAHGGFVGEGMLDGAVAGAVFTSPTPDQVFEAIKAVDGGQGVLLIIKNYTGDVMNFEMAAEMAEMEGIKVEKVVVNDDVAVEGSLYTTGRRGVAGTVFVHKIAGALAEKGASLEEVKTVAEKVIANVRTMGMALTPCTVPAAGKPGFELSEQEMEMGIGIHGEPGTHRQAIALADEIVDHMMGKILGDMDLKANDEVAVMINGFGGTPLMELYIVNNHVNDVLTEKGIKIHKTFVGNYMTSIEMAGCSVTVLKLDDETKELLDARANTIAFRV is encoded by the coding sequence ATGAAAAAATTAATTAACAAGCCGGAAAATGTTGAAAAAGAGATGCTTCAAGGGATTGTAAAGGCTCATGGAGAGTATGTGAAAAAGTTGCCTGATTTTAATGTATTGGTTCGTGCGAACAAAAAGGAAAATAAGGTAGCACTTGTTAGTGGTGGTGGAAGCGGCCATGAACCTGCCCATGGAGGATTTGTGGGAGAAGGAATGCTTGATGGAGCAGTTGCAGGGGCTGTATTTACTTCACCGACACCAGACCAAGTCTTTGAGGCAATCAAAGCGGTTGATGGGGGACAGGGAGTTTTACTCATTATCAAAAACTATACCGGGGACGTAATGAACTTTGAAATGGCTGCCGAGATGGCAGAAATGGAAGGTATTAAAGTAGAAAAAGTCGTTGTTAATGATGATGTGGCGGTAGAAGGAAGCTTGTATACCACTGGCCGACGAGGTGTGGCAGGAACGGTATTTGTTCATAAAATAGCAGGGGCATTGGCAGAGAAAGGTGCATCATTAGAAGAAGTAAAAACCGTTGCTGAAAAAGTTATTGCTAATGTAAGAACCATGGGAATGGCACTTACGCCGTGTACCGTACCGGCTGCAGGAAAACCGGGCTTTGAACTTTCGGAACAAGAGATGGAAATGGGTATTGGAATTCACGGAGAACCGGGAACCCATAGACAGGCAATAGCATTAGCAGACGAAATCGTAGATCATATGATGGGCAAAATCCTTGGAGATATGGATTTAAAAGCCAATGATGAAGTAGCTGTAATGATCAACGGCTTTGGCGGTACACCGCTTATGGAATTATACATTGTTAATAATCATGTGAACGATGTATTAACGGAAAAAGGAATAAAGATTCATAAGACCTTTGTAGGTAATTATATGACCTCCATTGAAATGGCAGGCTGCTCTGTAACGGTATTAAAATTAGACGACGAAACGAAAGAACTTCTTGACGCAAGGGCAAATACCATTGCATTTAGAGTATAA
- the dhaM gene encoding dihydroxyacetone kinase phosphoryl donor subunit DhaM encodes MVGIVIVSHSEKVAEGAKELALQMAKGAPIAAAGGMADGGIGTDVEKIVNAILSVQSEDGVVILVDLGSAIMSSEMAIEMTGGNVRIVDGPIVEGAIVGAVESVIGSDIETVSNAINGAKMTSKLLR; translated from the coding sequence ATGGTAGGGATTGTAATAGTTTCTCATAGTGAAAAGGTAGCGGAAGGAGCTAAAGAGTTAGCTCTGCAGATGGCTAAGGGAGCGCCCATCGCAGCAGCCGGCGGGATGGCTGACGGAGGTATTGGAACAGATGTAGAAAAAATCGTCAATGCTATTTTGTCGGTACAATCAGAGGATGGTGTCGTGATTTTAGTAGATCTTGGCAGTGCCATTATGAGTTCGGAAATGGCAATTGAAATGACAGGAGGGAATGTACGAATTGTTGATGGCCCAATCGTTGAAGGAGCAATTGTTGGAGCAGTAGAATCCGTTATTGGGTCCGATATAGAAACTGTTTCCAATGCAATCAATGGGGCTAAAATGACCAGTAAGCTTCTTAGGTAG
- a CDS encoding Cof-type HAD-IIB family hydrolase, with amino-acid sequence MGYKLIGLDMDGTLLNSKHEVTLNTQRVLKECMEKGIKVVLASGRLWESMYAFTKHLGLVDEYVSLNGAVITSPKDQQKVFKAFLKDEDYHYLLHQLKDIQMPVYVFDMDRYYTQKNWDDKESIEEISGMNAELIEDFYSIKNPTKILLSFQNEEEIKALTERIQHPDYKLIRTGFNYIEIVRKDVSKGEAIRWLAQKYGYQREEILTIGDSENDIEMLSYAGLGIAMENAAPNVKAAADQITDTCDNEGVAQAINKYVFNR; translated from the coding sequence ATGGGGTATAAACTCATCGGGCTTGATATGGATGGAACCTTGCTTAATTCAAAACATGAAGTCACCTTAAATACCCAAAGAGTACTTAAGGAATGTATGGAAAAGGGTATTAAAGTGGTATTGGCTTCAGGTCGTTTATGGGAATCCATGTATGCCTTTACGAAACACTTAGGGTTAGTGGATGAATACGTTTCCTTAAATGGAGCTGTTATTACTTCTCCTAAAGATCAACAAAAGGTTTTTAAGGCATTTCTTAAAGATGAAGATTATCATTATCTTCTTCACCAATTAAAAGACATTCAAATGCCAGTGTATGTGTTTGATATGGACAGGTATTATACACAAAAGAACTGGGACGATAAAGAATCTATAGAAGAAATATCAGGGATGAATGCAGAACTTATAGAGGATTTTTATTCCATCAAGAACCCTACGAAGATTCTTCTTTCTTTTCAGAATGAAGAAGAAATTAAAGCATTAACAGAAAGGATTCAGCACCCGGATTATAAGTTGATCCGAACAGGGTTTAATTATATAGAGATTGTAAGAAAAGATGTCAGTAAAGGCGAGGCAATACGCTGGCTTGCACAAAAGTACGGATATCAGAGGGAAGAGATTCTTACCATAGGGGATAGTGAAAACGATATTGAAATGTTATCCTATGCCGGCCTTGGTATTGCCATGGAAAATGCAGCACCTAATGTCAAGGCAGCGGCAGATCAAATAACAGATACCTGTGACAACGAAGGGGTCGCCCAAGCAATTAATAAATATGTTTTTAACAGATAG
- a CDS encoding methyl-accepting chemotaxis protein, which translates to MKKIKTKLILGMTICSISAMMLLGIGIFSKGIQLSEEIAKTVLSMNIENKSQEFNTILKNTEDRVHFLAQSIVSEFDATRINDCEYLEEYKEHIGPLLKDFGEPFEEVVSTYFYLNPELTKDLNYCSYRRNNSSSKFLMDTPYTSENFNPYKEGMEWFYEPIMKGRGFWSDVNTDIHSNTQIISYTYPVQKDQRIIGVVGMNIDFAYFKSIVNDMKFYETGYGSLLNANYDFLVHPKFSMNENLKTVENGSLKIVADTMETSDSSVVKYSFENQKKILGYSKLSNGFILIANAPHDEVTAEINKIFGYMIILLFVSGIVTTIIAILIGNTITKPIHLITDLVEKTSKFDLVYDQNYAVLTQSKDEIGVMAKSVIEMRKRLREMIEIISKISQDLLLSAQGIASSSTENATASDEIAHTAEILAQGATSQANQARNGSIKLSELGKEIDNIFNRSDQIQVYMNKTNEAKTNGMLAVKALKEGVEAYNESKAYVLESITNLEEKSSSISEITKAIQSIASQTNLLSLNATIEAARAGESGRGFGIIASEIRKLAEQTAKSSKDIDYTIKEVQCSIESVQKKLQELNMVLEQSNEASNHTISAFNHIDESIKEVIYETELLLKGIANMNENKNQVITAIEEIAAISEESASASQEVLASVEMQSTAIEEIAQDAESLKNLADHLKHLVETFKF; encoded by the coding sequence TTGAAAAAAATCAAGACGAAACTCATCCTTGGAATGACCATCTGTTCTATTTCAGCAATGATGTTACTGGGCATAGGCATATTTTCCAAGGGGATTCAACTTTCTGAAGAAATTGCAAAGACAGTACTTTCTATGAATATCGAAAATAAGTCACAAGAATTTAATACCATATTAAAAAATACAGAAGATCGGGTACATTTTTTAGCCCAAAGCATAGTATCGGAATTTGATGCAACCAGGATAAATGATTGTGAGTATTTAGAGGAGTATAAAGAGCATATAGGTCCTCTGCTTAAAGATTTTGGAGAACCCTTTGAGGAAGTAGTTAGCACATATTTTTACCTAAACCCGGAGCTTACAAAGGATCTTAATTATTGCTCCTATAGAAGGAATAACAGCTCCAGTAAATTTCTTATGGACACTCCTTATACTTCAGAGAATTTTAATCCGTATAAAGAAGGTATGGAGTGGTTCTATGAACCTATTATGAAAGGCAGAGGGTTTTGGAGTGACGTAAATACGGACATCCATTCCAATACCCAAATCATCTCTTACACATATCCTGTACAGAAGGATCAACGAATCATAGGCGTCGTAGGAATGAATATTGATTTTGCGTATTTTAAGAGTATCGTAAATGATATGAAATTTTATGAAACCGGTTATGGCTCATTGCTTAATGCCAATTATGATTTTCTGGTTCATCCTAAGTTTTCCATGAATGAAAACTTGAAAACCGTAGAAAACGGCTCTTTAAAAATAGTCGCTGACACAATGGAAACTTCCGACAGTTCTGTAGTAAAGTATTCCTTTGAAAACCAAAAGAAAATCCTTGGATATTCTAAACTGTCTAACGGATTCATTTTAATTGCCAATGCTCCCCATGACGAAGTAACTGCTGAAATCAATAAAATCTTTGGCTATATGATCATTCTTTTATTCGTCAGTGGAATTGTAACAACTATTATAGCCATTTTGATCGGCAATACAATAACAAAACCGATTCATCTCATTACAGATTTAGTTGAAAAAACATCTAAATTTGATCTAGTGTATGATCAAAATTATGCCGTTTTAACACAATCTAAAGATGAAATTGGGGTTATGGCAAAATCGGTAATTGAAATGAGAAAAAGATTACGGGAAATGATAGAGATCATTTCTAAAATCTCACAGGATCTTTTATTATCCGCCCAAGGTATAGCGTCTTCTTCCACTGAAAATGCCACAGCAAGTGATGAGATCGCCCATACTGCAGAAATATTGGCACAGGGGGCCACTTCCCAAGCAAATCAGGCGCGAAATGGAAGCATCAAACTCTCTGAATTAGGTAAGGAAATAGACAATATTTTTAATAGGAGCGATCAAATTCAGGTATATATGAATAAAACCAATGAAGCTAAAACAAATGGCATGCTTGCAGTAAAGGCACTTAAGGAAGGAGTAGAAGCCTATAATGAGTCAAAAGCTTATGTTTTAGAAAGTATAACGAACCTTGAAGAAAAATCTTCTTCCATCAGTGAAATCACAAAAGCAATTCAAAGCATTGCCAGTCAAACGAATCTTCTTTCCCTTAATGCAACCATAGAAGCTGCCAGGGCCGGTGAATCCGGAAGGGGATTTGGCATCATTGCCAGTGAAATCCGTAAATTAGCCGAACAAACTGCTAAGTCCTCAAAGGATATAGATTATACCATCAAAGAAGTACAATGCTCAATTGAAAGTGTACAGAAAAAGCTTCAAGAATTAAATATGGTTTTAGAGCAGTCCAATGAAGCTTCAAACCATACTATATCCGCCTTTAACCATATAGATGAATCTATAAAAGAAGTTATTTATGAAACTGAATTGTTGTTAAAAGGCATAGCAAATATGAATGAAAACAAGAATCAAGTTATAACTGCTATTGAAGAAATTGCCGCAATTTCTGAGGAATCTGCCTCCGCTTCTCAGGAAGTGCTGGCCTCCGTAGAAATGCAATCCACCGCCATAGAAGAAATCGCCCAGGACGCTGAATCCCTTAAAAATCTGGCAGACCATTTAAAACACTTAGTTGAAACCTTTAAATTCTAA
- a CDS encoding PRD domain-containing protein, which yields MTNKTKYQIKKVINNNVILAVDLQSHEEVILLGKGLGFGKKEKMIIDLDKSQIEKEFHTFDKKIKEEYFTLLQQLDEDVISACEEIITIAEEKLGKLNERIHIVLTDHVGFALERLKNGMDINNPFLFEIKTLYPKEFEIGKIGAEIIRNRLNTEISESEIGFIALHLHSARQNKSISETVKDTRLLKEAVEIVEKALDYKINPQDLAYYRLINHLRLAINRMEQDKQVENPLLDTIKQRFSLSFEIARDIASHIRKHKDIKITDDELGYMAIHIERLRELMKSNNE from the coding sequence TTGACAAACAAGACAAAGTATCAAATAAAAAAAGTTATTAATAATAATGTGATTCTTGCAGTTGATCTTCAAAGTCACGAAGAAGTGATTTTGCTTGGAAAAGGGCTTGGCTTTGGTAAAAAAGAGAAGATGATCATTGATTTAGATAAAAGTCAAATTGAGAAAGAATTCCATACCTTTGACAAGAAGATTAAGGAAGAGTATTTTACTCTTTTGCAGCAATTAGATGAAGATGTCATAAGTGCTTGCGAGGAAATTATTACGATAGCAGAGGAGAAGCTTGGGAAATTAAACGAGCGTATTCATATTGTATTGACGGACCATGTAGGGTTTGCCTTGGAGCGACTTAAGAATGGAATGGATATCAATAATCCCTTTTTATTTGAAATCAAAACCTTATACCCTAAAGAATTTGAAATAGGAAAAATAGGGGCAGAGATTATCAGAAATAGATTAAACACAGAAATATCTGAATCAGAAATAGGTTTTATAGCCCTTCATCTGCATTCTGCAAGGCAAAACAAGAGTATTTCGGAAACTGTAAAAGATACAAGACTCCTAAAAGAAGCCGTTGAAATTGTAGAAAAGGCTCTGGATTACAAAATAAATCCACAAGACCTTGCATATTATAGATTAATCAATCATTTAAGGCTTGCGATTAATCGGATGGAACAAGATAAACAGGTTGAAAATCCGCTTTTAGATACCATTAAACAGCGTTTTTCATTATCCTTTGAGATTGCAAGAGATATTGCATCCCATATCAGGAAACATAAAGATATTAAAATTACTGATGATGAATTAGGATACATGGCGATTCATATTGAAAGATTAAGGGAATTAATGAAATCAAATAATGAGTAA